AGAGGAGAAGGACCTCCCGGCGTCCGTCACGGTTGAGATCTAGGGTGACGAAGTCTACCTCTGCAGGGATGATCTCCGGAGGAGAAAACTGAGTTTTGCGAAAGCGGAGGCCATAAAGGCTCCCGCCTACCTTGGTAGAGGAAACCCAGAGCCTGCGGGTGTACTTATAGACTTCGAGCTTGTGCCCCTGGTCAATAAAGAGGGTCTCCAGATATCCATCTCCATCGAGATCGGCAAAGGTCCCTCCCACCAGGCGAAAACCTTCGGGAACCTTGAGTTCCTGGCCCCGCCGGAGACGGGAACCTTCCCTTTTGAGGATATAGACCCGGGAGCCGAAAAAGTTTTCTTCCGAGTACGTCTGACCCAGGAGGACCTCCTTTTGGCCGTCGCCGTTAAAGTCCGCAAAGGCCAGGATCAGATTTTGGTCTCGAATAGGGGCCGTAAGGGAGCGGCCGTCGAAATGTAGGAGGGCACTCCGCAGACCTTTCCCCTCCTCATAAAGATTGAGGGCCACCCATCCCCGAGGGCCCAGGGAAAAGTTCAGGGGTTTTACAAAGCCGGAAATCTTATACCTTATGGGGGCCGAGGTCTGACGATAGTGGGCCACAAAAAGGGCCTGCGGGGTGAGATAGACCACCTCCGGGGTCCCGTCTCCGTCAAGATCGGCCACCTCTAGATCCACTACCACCTGAGGGAAACGCCCCAGACGGCGAAAGACCGGGGCCTGGGGCTGGGTATAGGTGAGCGTGGTGTAGGGATAGGGCCCTTGGGGCCTGGCTGGCGAAGGGGCCGGGGCGGGGGCCGGCCTCGGCCCGGGAGCAGGGGCCGGAGCTGGGGTAGGAACCGGACTCGGAGCCGGAGCGGGGGCCTGAGCCGCCGGGGAAGGAGAGACCAGGCGCGGAAGACTATAGACCCGTTTGAGATTGAGGGAAGGACCATAGAGGCGCAACTCCCCCGGGGCCAGGTAGAGGACCAGGGCCACCTCCTGCCGGGCCAATTCCGCAGGAGAAAGGGCCCCCAGGGTAAGGTCCGGCCGCGGAAGAAGATGGGCCGAGGGAAGGGCACCCTCTAAGTCCGAAAGAAAATCCTTGAGGGCCGGCCCCAGCACCAGGATCTTGAGGTCTCCGTAACGGACGGCAGCCGTGGGCACGGGAAAATCGCCCTTACGCCTTAGGAGGCGCGCGGTGGCAAAGTTTTCCTCCACCTGGACCACTTCGGCCAAGGCCACGGGTTCTTTGAGATAACCCAGGACTTTCTTGGTCTGGGGATGGATGACCGGGTTTCCCCGGCGATAGACGGTAAAAAGATCCCCCAAACGCACTCCCTGGGCCCGTCCATGGTCCAGGATAACGCGGTCCCCGTCAAGGCCAATGACCAGAGCCGAAAGCGGAGAAAGATCTCGAGACACCTCCGGAGGAAGGGCCGCATAAAGAAAGGCCGCAAGAAGGACCAACCATCCGGCTAAAAAAAAGATTCCTCGCCCCAGGCTTCTTTTCATCTTCCACCTCTCCTGGCGCCAAAGGCCAAAATAAGCTACCTTAATCTCTACCATGAAGAAGGACCAAACTCAAATCCTGCTTAAGGCGGAGGTGGAGGGGCCGGAGGAGGCCCTGGAGGAAGGGCTCTCCCTCCTGGCCGAGGATTGGGGTGGGTGCTGGGTCCTCTCCGAGGTCCCCTTGCGGGCGGCCTTCTTTTTAAAAGATCCCCAAGATCTTCCCCGCTTTGAGGCCCAGGTCCGCAAGGTGGGGCTCTCTCTGGTCCGCACCGAAGAGTGCCCGGTGGAAGACTGGGGCCGGCGCTTTCGAGAGCATTTCCGGCCTCTGCGGGTAGGAAGGAGACTCTGGATCGTGCCCCCCTGGGCCCGAGGGAGGGCCAGCGGCGAAGAGATAGAGATCGTGATCGATCCCGGACAGGCCTTCGGTACCGGGCAACACCCCTCCACCGCCCTGGTGCTCGAGACCCTGGAGGAATTCTTCCAGGAAAGGCCCTGGACCTCGGTCCTCGATGTGGGAACCGGAAGCGGCATCCTGGCACTGGCCGCGGCCAAACTCGGGGCCCCGAAGGTGGTGGGCCTTGACGTGGATCCGGTGGCCGTAGAAGAGGCCCGAAGGAACGCGACCCTGAACGCCCTGGACCTTGAATTCTCCACCGAGCCCCTGGAAAGACACCCCGGAAGATACCAGCTGGTACTGGCCAATATCTCGGCCCTGGAGCTGCGGCGTCTGGCTCCCGCACTTTCCGGCCATCTTCTTCCCGAAGGACGCCTTCTCCTTTCCGGGTTTCTCGAAAAGGAGATCCCGGAGATGCTCGAAATCTATCGTCCTCTGGGGTTCAGCCCCCTGAGGGTGCGGAGCAAGGAGGAATGGGGTTTTCTTGCCCTGGTCCGGGAAAAGGGGTAGCTTTTTCTCAAAAACTAAACGAAGGAGGTGGGGTATGCCCAAGGTCCTTATCGTGGCCTGCGGTTCCTATGCGGAGACCTCCCATTCTTGCGTGGGAGACTGGAAGTGCCTTTCCTCCGCCGCGGAAAAGAAGGGGCCTTTTGCCCAGTACCCCGATGAGGTCAAGGTCATGGGATTTCTGCGCTGCAAGTGTCCGGGGCGGAGCCTGGTGGCCAACATCGCCATGGCCAAGGAGAAGACCGGCTTTGAGGTGGTCCATCTCACCAACTGTCTGGCCAAGGCCCAGCCGGCCTGCAAAAACCACGACCTGGACCAGCTGGTGCAGATGATCAAGGAGAAGACCGGGGCCGAAGTGGTTATCGGGACCCACGATCTGGGCTAAAGGGCCGTGTTTACCGGGCTGGTGGAAGGCCTCGGCCGGGTGGAAGACCTCCGCCGGGAGGGAGAAGGGGCCCTTCTCCTCATCGCCCCTCCCTTCCCGGCGGAAGAACTCTCCTTAGGGGAAAGTGTGGCCGTAAACGGGGCCTGTCTCACCGTGACCCGCATCCATTCCGGGGCCTTTGAGGTCATGGTCTCCCCGGAGACCCTTTCCCGGACCACCCTGGGGGATCTGCACCGAGGAGACCCGGTAAATCTGGAGCGGGCCCTGCGTCTTTCGGATCGTCTGGGGGGCCATTTGGTGACCGGGCATGTGGACGGAGTGGGCCGGGTACTCGAGCGACGGGAGACCGGAGAATTCCTCTTTCTGCGTCTTGAAGCCCCGGAGGAGGTGGCCCGCTATCTGGTGGAAAAGGGCTCGGTGGCCGTAGACGGGGTAAGTCTTACCGTGAACCGGGTCTCCGGACGGACCTTTGAGCTGGCCATCATTCCCCATACCGCCCGTCTTACCACTCTGGGCCTGCGGCGCCCGGGAGATCGGGTGAACTTAGAGGCGGATCTCATCGCCAAATACGTGGAAAAGTTTCTCTCCCCTTACCGCCAGAGGGATCTCAGCCTGGAATTTCTGCGGGAGAAGGGATTTTTCTGAATGGAAGGAGGCCTCGGGCTTAAGGCCGCGCTTGAGGCCCTGCTCTTTGTGGCGGGA
This portion of the Thermosulfurimonas marina genome encodes:
- a CDS encoding 50S ribosomal protein L11 methyltransferase → MKKDQTQILLKAEVEGPEEALEEGLSLLAEDWGGCWVLSEVPLRAAFFLKDPQDLPRFEAQVRKVGLSLVRTEECPVEDWGRRFREHFRPLRVGRRLWIVPPWARGRASGEEIEIVIDPGQAFGTGQHPSTALVLETLEEFFQERPWTSVLDVGTGSGILALAAAKLGAPKVVGLDVDPVAVEEARRNATLNALDLEFSTEPLERHPGRYQLVLANISALELRRLAPALSGHLLPEGRLLLSGFLEKEIPEMLEIYRPLGFSPLRVRSKEEWGFLALVREKG
- a CDS encoding CGGC domain-containing protein, which translates into the protein MPKVLIVACGSYAETSHSCVGDWKCLSSAAEKKGPFAQYPDEVKVMGFLRCKCPGRSLVANIAMAKEKTGFEVVHLTNCLAKAQPACKNHDLDQLVQMIKEKTGAEVVIGTHDLG
- a CDS encoding riboflavin synthase, yielding MFTGLVEGLGRVEDLRREGEGALLLIAPPFPAEELSLGESVAVNGACLTVTRIHSGAFEVMVSPETLSRTTLGDLHRGDPVNLERALRLSDRLGGHLVTGHVDGVGRVLERRETGEFLFLRLEAPEEVARYLVEKGSVAVDGVSLTVNRVSGRTFELAIIPHTARLTTLGLRRPGDRVNLEADLIAKYVEKFLSPYRQRDLSLEFLREKGFF
- a CDS encoding FG-GAP-like repeat-containing protein encodes the protein MKRSLGRGIFFLAGWLVLLAAFLYAALPPEVSRDLSPLSALVIGLDGDRVILDHGRAQGVRLGDLFTVYRRGNPVIHPQTKKVLGYLKEPVALAEVVQVEENFATARLLRRKGDFPVPTAAVRYGDLKILVLGPALKDFLSDLEGALPSAHLLPRPDLTLGALSPAELARQEVALVLYLAPGELRLYGPSLNLKRVYSLPRLVSPSPAAQAPAPAPSPVPTPAPAPAPGPRPAPAPAPSPARPQGPYPYTTLTYTQPQAPVFRRLGRFPQVVVDLEVADLDGDGTPEVVYLTPQALFVAHYRQTSAPIRYKISGFVKPLNFSLGPRGWVALNLYEEGKGLRSALLHFDGRSLTAPIRDQNLILAFADFNGDGQKEVLLGQTYSEENFFGSRVYILKREGSRLRRGQELKVPEGFRLVGGTFADLDGDGYLETLFIDQGHKLEVYKYTRRLWVSSTKVGGSLYGLRFRKTQFSPPEIIPAEVDFVTLDLNRDGRREVLLLWNHSAHHDLLPGIPAFTAGEIMVLSWGAAGLELRPYSGKFEGPLQGLSLVGRELWVALVKGNPFTQEGETYLLALPLKPLTR